Below is a genomic region from Rouxiella chamberiensis.
ATCGGGCGATGTGTTTACCCAGCAGGCTGGCGGCGGTGTTGAAACCCGTTTCCTGCCGGAAGCCCGCATCGGCGATTACCTGGTGTTCCACGACGCCGGCGCTTACGGGGCGTCGATGTCCTCAAATTACAACAGTCGTCCCCTGATTCCTGAAGTGCTGTTTGAAGACGGCGTTCCGCGCCTGATTCGCCGCCGTCAGACCATTGACGAGCTGCTGGCGCTTGAGCTGCTGTCTTAAACGGATCAAACATGCTGACTATCGACAACTTGAAACGGCATCCACAGCATCGCGAGCAGGTGATAGCCTGGCTGTGGAAGGCGTTCGGCAACGAAAAGAGCCGCGCGTTTTATGCAAGCGTTGTCGATAGCAGCCTGAACGGTGCAGATCTGCCGCTGACCTTTATTGCGCTGGACAAAGGGCAAGTGGTCGGCACCGTGGGGTTGTGGCGCTGTGATTTGATCAGTCGTCAGGATCTCACGCCGTGGCTGGCGGCGCTGTATGTCGACGAGGCGTGGCGGGATAAAGGATTGGGTCGGCAGTTGCAGACCTTTGTGACAGAGTACAGCCGTCAGGCCGGTTATGACGAGCTGTATTTATGGTCGACGTTTTCGGGGTATTACGATCGCCACGGCTGGAACCTCATTGGCGACGCACTGGATTACCCCGATATTCCCGTCAGACTTTACCATCGTAAACTTTAGTGCTTTCAGCGTGTTATATCACTGAAACGGCACGCTTACCGAATGGCGTCGTACCAGCGTCGGGCTAAACATATTGGTGGTTTCCGGCAGGGGCTGACCTTTGGCGAGCGCCAGCGCCAGTTGGGCCGCCTGATTCGCCATCGCGATAATCGGGTAGCGGATCGTGGTGAGTCGCGGACGCAGATAGCGCGAAATCAGCACATCATCAAAGCCAATCAGCGAAATCTCTCCGGGCACATCGATGCCGTTATCACTCAGCACGGACAGTGCGCCAGCCGCCATCGGATCGTTGTAACAGGTGACGGCGGTGAAGTTTTTACCGTGCCCGAGCAGTTCGGTAATCGCCTGTTCGCCGCCTACTTCATCGGGTTCTGCCGAGACAATCAGCCTTTCATCCACCGGAATGCCGTGCTCTTCCAATGCGTCCAGATAACCCTGCAAACGGTCGCGCGCATCGGAAATATCGTGATTCGAACAGAGAATGGCGATGCGCTGATGACCCGCCTGAATCAGGTGGCGCGTGGCGAGCCAGGAACCGTAGCGGTCGTCGAGCGCAATGCAGCGATGGGCAAATTCGGGGAGTGTGCGGTTAATCAGCACCATGCCCGGGATCTGACTCATCAAACTGGAGAGTTCATCTTCGGGCAGCATTTTGGCGTGCACCACCAGTGCCGCGCAGCGATGGCGGATCAGTTGTTCGATTGCCTGCCGCTCTTTATCGACATTATGGTAACCGTTACCAATCAGCAGAAAGTTGCCGGTGGTGTAGGCGACCTGTTCCACCGCCTTGACCATTGCGCCAAAGAAGGGATCGGAAACGTCGGCGACGATAAGCCCCAACGTTTCGGTAGCCTGCTGGGCAAGCGCACGGGCATTGGCATTAGGATGATATTGCAATTGCAGCATCGCATGGGTGACCGCTTCACGCGAGCTTTCACTGGCTTTGGGAGAGTGGTTGATTACGCGTGAAACGGTAGCGACAGACACACCCGCCAGTTTTGCGACATCCTTAATCGTAGCCATTGTTGAATATCCAGCCAAATGAGGGTAAGCGTTTACATGGTGTAGTTTTGCGGAAAAAAACCCTGTCTGCAAGGGACATGGATCGCAACTTCACAAGCAAGCATCTTGAAACGGCGAATAATACTCGTCATAAGCTGATAAATTAAGTCTTTTGACTTAAACATCGAGTTGCAGGGTGAATGATGAATGTTTAAGCCGAAGATATCTCCTTTTGTGCTTTGAGTCCGCCCGTGTGAATTGCTATTTTGTTGGTCATCCGAACTGGTCTATCACCACACCTGCCAAGAGAAAAACATGTCCATTAAACGTTATCCGCAGTTGGCCCATTGGGGAGCCTATACGGCGGTGGTCGAAGACGGCCGTCTGATTCGTTGCGAACCTTATTCTGCGGATGCCGACCCTTCACCCATGCTCGCCTCCATCCCGGCGTTGCTCTATTCCGATAAACGAATCCGCAAACCTGCCGTGCGCCGCTCGTGGCTGCAAAAACGTGAAAACAGCGACCGAACGCTGCGCGGAAAAGAAGATTTCGTCGAGGTCGACTGGGATGTCGCGCTGGATTTGGTGGCCGAGGAAAACCGCCGCGTGCGCGATCGCTACGGCGCCTGCGGAATTTTTACCGGTTCCTACGGCTGGTCATCGGCCGGCCGTTTACACCACGCGCGTTCGCTGGTGCGACGCTTCTATTTCAGCGGCGGGGGTGGGGTTGACCAGCAGGGCAACTACAGCTGGGGTTCCGCGCAGTTTTTCCTGCCGTATGTGATTGGGACCTACACGCCGCTCACGGGGCGAGTCACCACCTGGCCGAGTGTGGTCGAACATTGCGACATTCTGCTGGCCTTTGGCGGACTGGCACTGAAAAACGCGCAGGTTGCCTCGGGCGGCGCGGTAGAACACACGCTGAAACCCGCGCTCGAGCAGATGGCAAGGAAAGGCACGCCCATCATCAATATCAGTCCGATGCGCGACGACTGCCCCGAGTTCGTCAATGCGGAATGGATCCCGATTCGCCCCAATACCGATGTGGCGCTGATGATGGCGGTGGCCTATGAAATCCAGCGCAAAGAGGCGCAGGATAGTGCGTTTCTCGCCAGCCACTGCGTAGGTTATCCGCAATTGGCCGCCTATCTGGACGGAAAAACCGATGGCGTTGCGAAAACGCCGGAGTGGGCGAGTGCCATCACCGGCGTGCCCGCGGCGCGCATTGCCAGACTGGCTGAACAGCTGATTGGGGTACGCAGCTTCATTACCTGCTCCTATTCCGTTCAGCGCGCGCACCGTGGCGAACAGCCGTACTGGATGATGATTGCCCTCTCGGCCATGCTGGGGCAGGTCGGGTTGCCGGGCGG
It encodes:
- a CDS encoding GNAT family N-acetyltransferase, which encodes MLTIDNLKRHPQHREQVIAWLWKAFGNEKSRAFYASVVDSSLNGADLPLTFIALDKGQVVGTVGLWRCDLISRQDLTPWLAALYVDEAWRDKGLGRQLQTFVTEYSRQAGYDELYLWSTFSGYYDRHGWNLIGDALDYPDIPVRLYHRKL
- the galR gene encoding HTH-type transcriptional regulator GalR, with translation MATIKDVAKLAGVSVATVSRVINHSPKASESSREAVTHAMLQLQYHPNANARALAQQATETLGLIVADVSDPFFGAMVKAVEQVAYTTGNFLLIGNGYHNVDKERQAIEQLIRHRCAALVVHAKMLPEDELSSLMSQIPGMVLINRTLPEFAHRCIALDDRYGSWLATRHLIQAGHQRIAILCSNHDISDARDRLQGYLDALEEHGIPVDERLIVSAEPDEVGGEQAITELLGHGKNFTAVTCYNDPMAAGALSVLSDNGIDVPGEISLIGFDDVLISRYLRPRLTTIRYPIIAMANQAAQLALALAKGQPLPETTNMFSPTLVRRHSVSVPFQ